The DNA segment CATGGCCGGTCAGTCGAATATGGAAGGCTACGGCTACGTGAATGAACTGGAGCCCGGCTATGCCGATTTTCCGGGCGAGGTTCGTATCTTCCATGGCAATACAGCCGATGACGACGAGCCCAGAGATGGTCGCGGCATCTGGGCGCCTTTGAAGCCGGGCCACGGCACCGGATTCAAATCCGACGGAAGCGCCAATGAGCTGTCGAATCGTTTCGGTCCGGAGCTGGGTTTCGCGAAAACGTTGAGCGCCCACGATCCTGATTCGCCGATCGCCATCGTGAAGTATGCGAAGGGCGGCAGCTCGCTGGATGCCTTGAGCGAGGAGCCTTGGGGCAACTGGTTTTTTGGATACGATCGGAGCGAGGGGGTGAACCAGTGGGACCACTGCCTTGCCACGATCCGAAACGCCTTTGCCGCTCGCGACATCGATGGAGATGGCGAGGACGATCAGCTGGTCCCGGCGGGCATAGTTTGGATGCAGGGCGAAAGCGATGGCCACCAGATCGGCGCGGCCTATCGCTACGCGGAAAACTTGGAGCAGCTGGTGGGACTCTTTCGGGCCGCGTTGCGCGATGACGATCTTCCCGTGGTGATCGGACGCATCAGCGATTCCGGCCAGGATCCGGAGGATGGTCTGGTTTGGAATTTCGGAAACGTCGTCCGGCACCAGCAGGCCGCCTTTTGCGAGAGCGATGCCAACGCCGCTTTTGTCACGAGCACCGACGGCTACGCGTATTCAGATAAATGGCACTACGACAGCGACGGCTTCGTGGATCTCGGCGAGCAGTTTGGCAAAGCCATGCTGGAGCTGCAGAAATAAAAAAAGCCGTCGCTGCGGCGCGACGGCTTGGAGAGTGTCGTTTGCCGCGTTGGCGGCTGTTCCAGTCGGCCTAGGCCTTGATCTGGCCCTCTCCGACGACCTTGTACTTGTAGCTGCAGAGCTCGCGCAAGCCCATGGGACCGCGGGCGTGGAGCCGATCGGTGGAGATGCCGATTTCCGCCCCGAGCCCGAACTCGAAGCCGTCGGTGAAGCGGGTGCTGACGTTCCAGTACACGGTGGAGGAGTCCACCCCGTTGAGGAACTGGGTGGCGGCCTCCGGATTGCCCGTGATGATGCAATCGCTGTGCGAGCTGCCGTAGTGGTTGATGAAGCCCATGGCCTCCTCCACGGAATCGACGATCTTGATGGAAATGATCAGGTCGAGGTACTCGGTGCCCCAGTCCTCTTCCGTGGCGTCGACGCAGGGGATGTCCTCGGAAACGAGGATGGCCTTGGCGTCGGCGTCGGCCCGCAGTTCCACGCCTTTTTCCTTCAGGGCTTTGGCGATGACCGGCAGGGCGCTGGCGGCGATGGAGCGATCGACCAGCAGGTTTTCGCCCGCGTTGCACACCGATGGGTAGTGCGTCTTGGAGTTCACCACGATCTTGGTAGCCATATCGATGTCGGCCGCCTGATCCACGAATAGGGTGCAGATGCCGTCGTAGTGCTTGATGACGGGAATGGTGGAGTTTTCCGAAACGAAGCGGATCAGGCCCTCGCCGCCGCGCGGGATGATGCACTGGATCTGATCCTGCAGCTTGAGCAAGGTGTTCAGAGCGGCGCGGTCGGTGGTCGGGATGAACTGAACCGCTTTCGTGGGAAGGCCGGTTTCGTCGAGAGCTCGGGAAACGAGGGCCGCCAGGGCGGTATTGGTGTGAAAGGCTTCCTTGCCCCCGCGCAGGATGCTGGCGTTTCCTGACTTCAGGCAGAGGATGGCGCAGTCCACGGTGACGTTGGGGCGCGATTCGTAGATGATGCCGATGACTCCGATGGGCACGCGCACCTTTTCGATGGTGAAGCCCTGCGGGTGCTTGTAGATGTCGAGAGATTCTCCCACCGGGTCGGGCAGGGCGGCCACCTGCCGCGCCCCTTCGATCATGCCGGCGATGCGGGAGTCGTTCAGCTGCAGCCGATTGAGCATGGCGCCGCTGATGCCGGAGTTTTCCGCTGCGGCCAGGTCTTTCGCGTTCTCCGTGCGCAGCGACTCGACGTTTTCCTCGATGAGTTCCGCCAGCCGCAGGATCGCCTTGTTTTTCTTCTCGGTGGAGACGTTCGCCAAGGCGAGGGAAGCCTCGCGGGCGTCGACGGCGATGGTTTTGACTACGGATTCGATCTCTTGGAGGTCAGTGCTCATAGAGATCGTTGAAAGAAGAAACCGGGCCAAAGGTCAATGGCTCAATGGTTCGGAGCTCTGGGGGAGGGGTCGCGCAGCGGGGTCAAAGCTGCCTTTTGAAGCATCTGATTGGGCTCCAGTCGACCAGTCTCTGGAAGGCTGCGCTACGGATGTAGGCGAAGGCTCCGAGGAGCGCTCCAACGCTGTCTGCGAGCCAATCGAGAGGATCGCCGGTGCGGGCTGGATTGAAGTGCTGGGCGATTTCGTCGCTGAGGCCGAAGGCGCTGACCAGGGCGAAGGCGACCAGCCAGCGGGGCATGCCGCGGAGCTGGGTCGGCAGGGCCTTTGCGGTCAGAATGCCCAGCAAGAAGTAGACGCTGAAATGGTCGAGCTTGTCGCGAAGGGAAAAGGCGATTTCGGGCGCCCTCGATCCGGGCTTCCACGAATAGAGGGCGAGGCAGAGGCAGGCTGCGAGCACCGGCAGCCATGGCCGCAGGGCGCGGGCGAGGTGGCGGAGGCGTGGCGATGGAAGGCTCGGATTGGCTCGTGACATGGCGTTCGAGCTTATCAATCGGCCGCGAGGCCCTTCGGTGAAGGCGCGGATGCCCGGAGAGGCCTTCGCTAGGGGCGTTTCGGGGCATGACTGGCAGGCGGCTTCTGGGCTTTCAGAGGCAGATGGATGTTCGCCACGGCGCCTTTTCCCAGTCCTTCGCTATCGATTCTGAGGCGCCCGCCGAGGTTTTTGATGGTATTGGCGCAGCTGTGCAGGCCGAAGCCGTGTCCTTCGCTCTTTGTGGTGAAGCCGTGCGAGAAGAGTTTTTTCAAATGCTCCGAGGCGATGCCCAGGCCATTGTCCGCGATGCGGATTTCCACCTGTTCGGCGTCGGCAAGCTTGGAGAAGCCGATCGTGATCTCTCCCTGGTCCGGTCCGCGCTCGAGGATCGATTCCTTGGCGTTTTTGATGAGATTGATCAGCACTTCCAGCAGCTGATGCTTGTCCGATTCGATGGCAAGTTCCCCTGGATAGTCCTTGCGGATGGAAAGGCGCAGGGGATCGCTGTCGTCCAAGGTGATGGCTAGGGCGGAATCGAGCAGTTCGGAAACGTCGATCCGGCTGACGATCCCGATGGTTTTGGCGTGAGCTTGCTGGGCCGTGATGATGCGCTTGATGTGCTCGATGTTCTGGCCGATCTGTCGCAGCTCCAAGCTGAAGTCGCTCAACTCGTTGCCGAGCGCGTCGGCTAGCTTGTCGAGGTAGGCGGGCACCTGGACTCCCTTTTCGTCAGTGGTGAGGTATTCCGCGAGGTTTTCTCGATGGGCGTTGAGCATTTTGGAAACCTGTTTCAATCGTCCGATGC comes from the Pelagicoccus sp. SDUM812003 genome and includes:
- a CDS encoding sialate O-acetylesterase is translated as MLRHLIPATLCFASIVSANAREYQVYLMAGQSNMEGYGYVNELEPGYADFPGEVRIFHGNTADDDEPRDGRGIWAPLKPGHGTGFKSDGSANELSNRFGPELGFAKTLSAHDPDSPIAIVKYAKGGSSLDALSEEPWGNWFFGYDRSEGVNQWDHCLATIRNAFAARDIDGDGEDDQLVPAGIVWMQGESDGHQIGAAYRYAENLEQLVGLFRAALRDDDLPVVIGRISDSGQDPEDGLVWNFGNVVRHQQAAFCESDANAAFVTSTDGYAYSDKWHYDSDGFVDLGEQFGKAMLELQK
- a CDS encoding glutamate-5-semialdehyde dehydrogenase, with product MSTDLQEIESVVKTIAVDAREASLALANVSTEKKNKAILRLAELIEENVESLRTENAKDLAAAENSGISGAMLNRLQLNDSRIAGMIEGARQVAALPDPVGESLDIYKHPQGFTIEKVRVPIGVIGIIYESRPNVTVDCAILCLKSGNASILRGGKEAFHTNTALAALVSRALDETGLPTKAVQFIPTTDRAALNTLLKLQDQIQCIIPRGGEGLIRFVSENSTIPVIKHYDGICTLFVDQAADIDMATKIVVNSKTHYPSVCNAGENLLVDRSIAASALPVIAKALKEKGVELRADADAKAILVSEDIPCVDATEEDWGTEYLDLIISIKIVDSVEEAMGFINHYGSSHSDCIITGNPEAATQFLNGVDSSTVYWNVSTRFTDGFEFGLGAEIGISTDRLHARGPMGLRELCSYKYKVVGEGQIKA
- a CDS encoding VanZ family protein, whose product is MSRANPSLPSPRLRHLARALRPWLPVLAACLCLALYSWKPGSRAPEIAFSLRDKLDHFSVYFLLGILTAKALPTQLRGMPRWLVAFALVSAFGLSDEIAQHFNPARTGDPLDWLADSVGALLGAFAYIRSAAFQRLVDWSPIRCFKRQL